The Peribacillus sp. FSL P2-0133 genome has a segment encoding these proteins:
- a CDS encoding MFS transporter — translation MHDTELSKRHWLLILTLTLLTFVLGTSEFVIIGILTDISSSLHITNAKAGTLVSAFAITFAIATPLVMSATSHFPKRKWMLFLIGSFIILNALCVISTSYIMLLALRMMTAIVTGVLISLAMIVASETMPIAKRGLAISFVFGGFTLANVIGVPIGTVIADWYDWNATFLLTTFLGGIAFLASFFILPTMNSTFRSSMREQFSLLTHPRILMAFFIPSLGFGATYAVYTYLVPILKGMEAPSNSISLILFGYGFISIFSNILAGKIASHNAIGRLRFVFLVQAIVLISLYWTTNNFIFGLINIGLMSLMAILLTTSTQLYLIDLAGIYQPKATGLAASLMPVASNVGIAFGSALGGIVYHQGNLMSVTWVGGLVAIFASLLTFLSHRLDQKQKKLA, via the coding sequence ATGCACGACACAGAATTATCCAAGCGACATTGGCTACTCATCTTAACACTTACTTTATTAACATTTGTTCTCGGGACAAGCGAATTTGTTATCATCGGGATCTTAACCGATATTTCCTCGAGTCTCCATATTACAAATGCAAAAGCAGGTACACTCGTTTCTGCGTTTGCGATTACGTTTGCCATTGCGACACCACTCGTGATGTCGGCAACAAGCCATTTTCCAAAACGTAAATGGATGTTGTTTTTGATAGGGTCGTTCATCATCTTGAATGCTTTGTGCGTAATTTCGACGAGCTACATCATGCTCCTTGCTCTTCGGATGATGACAGCAATCGTAACAGGAGTTTTAATTTCGCTTGCCATGATTGTTGCAAGCGAAACCATGCCAATCGCAAAACGTGGACTTGCTATATCATTCGTTTTCGGTGGTTTTACTCTTGCAAATGTAATTGGAGTACCAATAGGCACTGTCATCGCTGATTGGTACGACTGGAATGCAACCTTTCTGTTAACTACTTTTCTCGGTGGAATTGCGTTTTTGGCATCTTTCTTCATTTTGCCTACTATGAACAGTACATTTCGCAGTTCAATGCGTGAGCAATTTTCTTTGTTAACACACCCACGAATCTTAATGGCTTTTTTCATTCCATCTCTTGGATTTGGTGCAACGTATGCCGTTTATACGTATCTTGTTCCGATCTTGAAAGGAATGGAAGCACCAAGTAATTCAATTAGTTTGATCTTGTTTGGCTACGGATTCATTTCCATTTTCAGTAACATACTCGCGGGTAAAATTGCCAGCCACAATGCTATCGGACGCCTCCGGTTTGTTTTCCTCGTGCAAGCAATCGTACTGATCAGTTTATATTGGACGACAAATAATTTTATCTTTGGATTGATTAACATTGGCTTGATGTCATTAATGGCCATCCTTTTAACAACATCTACCCAGCTTTATTTGATAGACCTTGCCGGTATTTATCAACCAAAAGCTACAGGGCTAGCTGCTTCACTGATGCCAGTAGCAAGCAATGTCGGTATCGCCTTTGGTTCCGCTTTAGGGGGAATTGTTTACCATCAGGGAAATTTAATGAGTGTGACATGGGTCGGTGGGCTGGTTGCTATCTTTGCAAGTCTTCTAACTTTCCTAAGTCATCGCTTAGACCAAAAACAAAAGAAACTAGCATAA
- a CDS encoding GerAB/ArcD/ProY family transporter, protein MNQAGVNEKYKVSPFYVFFLLHSMQTGLGVLNFQRDLAKATGTDGWISILLAGLIVHILIWLIYKIFSIVPGDIISANNHALGKWIGNFFSLLFILYFFALGMTIIIGYINVIHVWMFEEVPSWAFALVFLVLIYYIISGGFRTITGIAFLSVVVSYWLLFVPLYGFKYADFTSFLPIFDHTLIEIMKGTRSTSLSMLGFEMILMFYPFIKNPETSQKYAHGGALATTLLLLLLYFVSTVFYSQKQLVLTLWPTLSLTSIIELPFIQRFEYITVSWWNIVIITNMVIPLWAASRGVKRLFNVQQKYPLWVMSIIIILVNIFFFDVDSLYVLNKIINPYSVAFLVLYLPLLLVLISIKKWRNRL, encoded by the coding sequence ATGAACCAAGCTGGTGTGAATGAAAAGTATAAGGTATCGCCATTCTATGTGTTTTTTTTACTGCATTCCATGCAAACAGGATTAGGCGTGTTGAACTTTCAAAGAGATTTAGCCAAGGCGACGGGGACGGATGGCTGGATCTCCATACTCCTAGCCGGACTGATTGTTCATATCTTAATTTGGCTTATATATAAGATTTTCAGTATTGTTCCCGGTGATATCATTTCTGCTAATAATCATGCATTGGGTAAATGGATTGGGAATTTCTTTAGTCTCTTATTCATTCTGTACTTTTTCGCCCTTGGAATGACGATCATAATCGGCTATATAAATGTCATTCATGTTTGGATGTTTGAAGAGGTACCTTCTTGGGCATTTGCTTTGGTTTTCCTGGTCCTGATTTATTACATCATTTCGGGAGGGTTCCGAACCATTACGGGTATTGCCTTTTTAAGTGTAGTTGTTTCATACTGGCTTTTATTTGTACCTCTATATGGTTTTAAATACGCTGATTTCACCAGTTTTCTCCCTATTTTCGATCATACGTTAATCGAAATAATGAAAGGAACCAGAAGTACATCATTATCAATGCTCGGTTTTGAAATGATCCTGATGTTTTATCCGTTCATCAAAAATCCTGAAACATCACAAAAATATGCTCATGGGGGAGCCTTGGCTACTACGCTATTGCTCCTATTACTTTATTTTGTTTCGACAGTCTTTTATTCACAGAAACAGTTGGTCCTTACCCTTTGGCCAACACTCTCATTGACCAGTATTATTGAATTGCCCTTTATACAACGGTTCGAGTACATAACCGTTTCTTGGTGGAACATCGTTATTATAACTAACATGGTCATTCCTTTGTGGGCTGCTAGCAGGGGGGTCAAGCGCCTATTCAACGTCCAACAAAAGTATCCCTTATGGGTAATGTCCATAATCATAATACTCGTCAACATATTCTTTTTCGATGTCGATTCCTTATATGTATTAAATAAAATAATCAATCCTTACAGCGTGGCCTTCCTTGTTTTATACTTGCCTCTTCTTTTGGTTTTAATAAGCATAAAAAAGTGGAGGAACCGTTTATGA
- a CDS encoding DMT family transporter: MSAESLEKIKMLQESRKVRIGMVYAALGAPMLGVAFGFAGSAGTLAPFNMAFPTGSMAFQFFEYMFGLLAIFIYSFMVGSAKDNFRIFKSKISWYGVFTAMTGMIGDFLFFSASAIVGGAIAGPLAALFGFWGAVITSLVYREKILQKWTIVGVIFIVAGIWVASGGMSIAAPEGVSGTIVLIGAAMGLLSAIMYGVENFAIAAGSDMIPEESTLFWRAGWALVALIILNFTIMPKFTDIASIMFQEPMWWAYAAVTGGAWGVYMIVALYIGINTAGTVGGGLLASTGFVWTTLLSMTVYGGTWSTSLLIGSLIMFAGISVMLLRPSNSISKLRE, from the coding sequence ATGAGCGCCGAGTCTTTAGAAAAAATTAAAATGTTGCAAGAATCTCGTAAAGTTCGAATAGGGATGGTGTATGCAGCACTTGGTGCTCCTATGCTAGGAGTAGCTTTTGGTTTTGCAGGTTCAGCAGGGACTTTAGCCCCTTTTAATATGGCATTCCCTACAGGTTCAATGGCATTTCAATTTTTTGAATATATGTTTGGTCTGCTTGCTATCTTTATCTATTCTTTTATGGTTGGAAGCGCAAAAGATAATTTTAGAATTTTCAAATCAAAAATTTCATGGTACGGGGTTTTTACCGCCATGACGGGTATGATTGGCGATTTTCTATTCTTTTCAGCTTCTGCGATAGTAGGAGGAGCAATTGCTGGTCCTTTAGCAGCATTGTTTGGATTTTGGGGAGCTGTCATTACTTCACTAGTCTATAGGGAAAAGATACTGCAAAAGTGGACAATAGTAGGAGTTATCTTTATAGTAGCTGGAATTTGGGTTGCATCTGGTGGAATGAGTATTGCAGCTCCAGAGGGTGTTTCGGGAACAATTGTTTTGATAGGTGCTGCTATGGGACTGCTTTCTGCCATCATGTATGGAGTTGAGAACTTTGCGATTGCTGCTGGTTCAGATATGATCCCTGAAGAAAGTACATTGTTTTGGAGAGCTGGCTGGGCATTAGTCGCTTTGATTATTCTTAACTTCACAATAATGCCTAAGTTTACAGATATTGCTAGTATAATGTTTCAAGAACCTATGTGGTGGGCATATGCTGCAGTAACTGGTGGTGCTTGGGGAGTCTATATGATTGTCGCTCTATATATAGGAATAAATACAGCAGGAACTGTTGGTGGAGGATTATTAGCGAGTACAGGGTTTGTATGGACAACACTTCTTTCGATGACTGTTTATGGCGGAACTTGGAGCACTTCATTATTAATAGGTTCCCTAATCATGTTTGCTGGAATTAGTGTTATGTTATTAAGGCCGTCCAATTCAATAAGTAAATTAAGAGAATAG
- a CDS encoding aspartate aminotransferase family protein yields the protein MSNKNRFQELSELDKKHFLHPTSSIKQQQEDGPAFIFSEGKGIYLYDILGNKVMDGMSSLWNVNIGHGRKEIVEAAAEQMSKLAYSSCFNTFSNEPAIKLAEKISQITPGDLNTTFFTSGGSESNDTAIKLVRHYWILKGEKDRKKIISRKKSYHGLAMGATNATGLKPFRDFSNTFSPDFFHVEDQSIEALVDLIEKEGPETIAAFISEPVQGSGGVHVPPEDYFKECRSVCDKYGILFIADEVITGFGRTGKYFGMEHFGVIPDIMIIAKGVTSGYAQLGGVVISKKIHEDLIELSTDTFLHGYTYSGHPTACAVALRNIQVIEEENLIENARLMGEEMLKGFKWIQQEQNIVGEVRGLGLLGAIELGKDKTNERFNNPLAPLVVKEAAKRGLMFRSVIFEGQDTLVFSPPLIINKHEVHKMIEVISDSISAVKMKHNEKELI from the coding sequence ATGAGTAACAAAAATAGATTTCAAGAGTTGAGCGAGTTAGATAAAAAACACTTTCTACATCCTACATCCTCGATAAAACAACAACAAGAAGATGGTCCTGCCTTTATTTTTTCTGAAGGAAAAGGTATTTATCTTTATGACATATTAGGGAATAAAGTTATGGATGGAATGTCGTCACTTTGGAATGTGAATATAGGCCATGGCAGAAAGGAAATAGTAGAAGCTGCAGCGGAACAAATGTCAAAGTTAGCATATAGCTCATGTTTTAATACATTTAGTAATGAGCCAGCTATTAAATTAGCAGAGAAAATTTCTCAAATCACACCAGGTGATCTGAATACGACTTTTTTCACTTCTGGTGGATCGGAATCAAATGATACAGCTATTAAACTAGTACGACATTATTGGATATTAAAAGGCGAAAAGGACCGAAAGAAGATTATTTCTAGGAAAAAATCCTACCATGGTTTAGCAATGGGAGCCACCAATGCTACAGGTCTAAAACCATTTCGGGATTTTTCAAACACATTTTCTCCAGACTTTTTCCATGTAGAAGATCAATCAATAGAAGCCCTTGTTGATTTAATTGAAAAAGAGGGACCTGAAACTATTGCTGCATTTATTTCGGAACCTGTTCAAGGGTCTGGAGGAGTGCATGTTCCTCCTGAGGATTATTTTAAAGAATGTAGAAGCGTATGTGATAAGTATGGAATTCTATTTATTGCAGATGAGGTTATAACTGGATTTGGAAGAACAGGGAAATACTTCGGTATGGAACACTTTGGTGTTATACCTGATATTATGATTATTGCAAAAGGGGTTACAAGTGGATATGCACAATTAGGTGGTGTGGTAATAAGTAAAAAAATACATGAAGATCTAATTGAACTTTCTACGGATACTTTTCTTCACGGATATACTTACAGTGGTCATCCAACTGCATGTGCTGTAGCTTTAAGAAATATCCAGGTTATTGAAGAAGAAAATTTGATTGAAAATGCTAGATTGATGGGTGAGGAGATGTTGAAGGGATTTAAGTGGATTCAACAAGAACAAAATATTGTTGGAGAAGTACGGGGACTAGGATTATTAGGAGCAATTGAATTAGGAAAAGATAAGACAAATGAAAGGTTCAATAACCCTCTAGCTCCTTTGGTTGTAAAAGAAGCTGCAAAAAGAGGATTAATGTTTAGATCGGTTATTTTTGAAGGCCAAGATACGCTTGTATTCTCCCCTCCCTTAATTATTAATAAGCATGAGGTTCATAAAATGATAGAAGTTATATCTGATTCTATATCTGCAGTTAAAATGAAGCATAACGAAAAAGAGCTTATCTAA
- a CDS encoding NAD-dependent succinate-semialdehyde dehydrogenase: protein MEILKSPKKYQLFINGEWKDSISNQFIEVVNPANGNVVGQVASGNMVETKEAIDAACNSFLSWSKETPKARADILLRLYSLLLENEDHFASVITNEMGKPIVQARSEVQIAAEHFRWNAEEARRIYGQTMQSSEKQKRLSIIRQSVGPVAAITPWNFPLSMVARKLAPALAAGCTVVLKPAEQTPISAIEFFKLAEKAGVPKGVINLVIGNPKEIGDILLEDKRIRKITFTGSTEVGKLLYKKAANQVKRVSLELGGHAPIIVFEDCDLESTVNQVVRSKFNNTGQTCVCPNRIYVQESIKDTFINLFKEKVQSLKMGYGIDENIDVGPVVNKSGLDKVKKHVEDALQKGATLVVGGKVSDKDHHKNGYFYEPTVLDCVNDQMLIANQETFGPVAPIFSFEIEEEVVKKANNTDYGLAAYIFTENLSRSVRVSEALEYGMVGINDTVVSQVEGSFGGIKESGIGREGGPDCLDDFLEMKLITTIIRD from the coding sequence ATGGAAATATTAAAGTCTCCAAAAAAATATCAGCTATTTATAAATGGGGAGTGGAAGGATTCAATTTCCAATCAATTTATTGAAGTGGTAAATCCAGCAAATGGAAATGTTGTGGGGCAAGTCGCTTCCGGAAACATGGTAGAGACAAAGGAAGCAATAGATGCTGCTTGTAATTCTTTTTTGAGTTGGTCAAAAGAGACTCCTAAAGCAAGAGCGGATATTTTATTGAGACTCTACTCCCTTTTATTAGAAAATGAAGATCATTTTGCGTCGGTCATTACAAATGAAATGGGAAAACCTATTGTTCAGGCACGTAGTGAAGTGCAGATTGCTGCTGAACATTTTCGTTGGAATGCTGAAGAAGCACGGAGAATTTACGGTCAAACGATGCAATCATCTGAAAAGCAAAAACGTCTTTCCATTATACGTCAATCAGTTGGACCGGTTGCAGCAATCACACCATGGAATTTTCCTCTTTCAATGGTGGCTAGAAAATTAGCACCCGCGCTTGCTGCAGGTTGCACAGTCGTATTAAAACCAGCCGAACAAACCCCAATATCTGCTATTGAATTTTTTAAACTAGCAGAGAAAGCTGGAGTTCCTAAGGGAGTTATTAATCTTGTGATTGGAAATCCAAAGGAAATAGGAGATATCCTATTAGAAGATAAACGAATTAGGAAGATTACTTTTACTGGTTCAACAGAAGTGGGAAAACTTTTATATAAAAAAGCAGCTAACCAAGTTAAACGAGTTTCTTTGGAACTTGGCGGACATGCACCAATTATTGTTTTTGAAGACTGTGATTTAGAGAGTACAGTGAATCAAGTAGTAAGGAGCAAGTTTAACAATACAGGGCAAACTTGTGTATGTCCTAATAGAATTTATGTACAGGAGTCAATTAAGGATACATTTATTAATTTATTTAAGGAAAAAGTCCAATCTCTAAAAATGGGGTATGGAATAGATGAAAATATTGATGTTGGACCAGTGGTGAATAAAAGTGGGCTAGACAAAGTAAAAAAACATGTAGAGGATGCTCTGCAAAAAGGGGCCACCTTAGTAGTTGGAGGGAAAGTTTCTGATAAAGATCATCACAAAAATGGTTATTTTTATGAACCTACAGTCTTAGATTGTGTAAATGACCAAATGTTAATTGCTAATCAGGAAACATTTGGTCCCGTCGCTCCTATATTTAGCTTTGAAATTGAGGAAGAAGTAGTAAAAAAAGCGAATAATACAGACTATGGTCTGGCGGCATATATATTTACAGAGAATCTTTCTCGTTCAGTTAGAGTTTCTGAGGCATTAGAATACGGAATGGTAGGGATTAATGATACAGTAGTCTCGCAAGTAGAAGGATCTTTCGGTGGAATAAAAGAAAGTGGCATCGGGAGAGAGGGCGGCCCTGATTGTCTTGACGATTTTCTGGAAATGAAATTGATTACTACAATTATTCGAGATTAG
- a CDS encoding hydantoinase/oxoprolinase family protein, with protein MSKYICGIDMGGTFTDFVSFNTETQEVEVWKNLSTPKQPINGLLTGLNNFDDLTSVGQIRHGTTIATNAILERKGGNVAFITTKGFKDVPFIQRGNRKKHYDISWIKPEPLVKRRNCFEITERLTHKGEVLQEINEEEVKQIAEEIRNRGDIDSIAINTLYSYVNPSHEQQIKSLFKKYLPEIPVSISYEVLPKWKEYERGSTVIADAYIKPIVSNYVKTLEENFEDMNITKNVGIMKSNGGIMTIDATDQAPINTAVSGPTGGVVAGKSIANLCGIDNLVTLDMGGTSTDVAVIVNGEEQFTTNFEIEWGIPIQVPMIDIRTIGAGGGSIASIDKGGMLNVGPESAGAHPGPVCYGNGGEKPTVTDANLVLGRLNPQNFLGGKMKLDYDSAYKAIEKLGEQIGMSVEETALAIVKIANNNMVGALRMVLIEQGYDPRDFTMLSFGGAGPVHASDIIDIAGIPNCIVPVYPGQFSAFGFVQCDARVDLQRTVQMTSKFFDIDRANRVFQELKETGMNDLISQGYRENLEVITSIEMRYLGQNYELDIPFTYAQINEDNVQHIWNTFHDMHNDRFGFKIDGEVMEIVNYKVTVISKPEKAKLKNIDLANGGIAVPKDERLVRFDDEFLATAIYDRDTLLAGHRIAGPAIIEESASSTVIRPNHIVIVDDFGNLHIKTKEGC; from the coding sequence ATGAGTAAGTACATTTGCGGCATTGACATGGGAGGTACATTTACTGATTTTGTATCTTTTAACACAGAAACACAAGAAGTAGAAGTTTGGAAAAATCTATCTACTCCTAAACAACCTATTAATGGTTTATTGACTGGATTAAATAATTTTGATGATCTAACAAGTGTAGGTCAAATACGTCATGGCACAACCATTGCCACAAATGCAATTTTAGAAAGAAAAGGGGGAAATGTGGCATTTATTACAACAAAAGGCTTTAAAGATGTCCCATTTATTCAACGGGGAAATCGAAAAAAACATTATGATATCAGTTGGATTAAGCCTGAACCACTGGTAAAACGGAGGAATTGTTTTGAGATTACAGAGCGATTAACTCATAAAGGCGAAGTATTACAGGAAATAAATGAAGAAGAAGTAAAACAAATCGCAGAAGAAATAAGAAATAGAGGCGATATTGATTCTATTGCAATTAACACTCTATACTCCTATGTAAATCCCTCACATGAACAACAAATAAAATCTCTCTTTAAAAAATACCTACCTGAAATTCCAGTTTCGATTTCATATGAAGTTCTCCCAAAATGGAAGGAATACGAAAGAGGCAGTACAGTTATTGCAGATGCCTATATTAAACCGATTGTTTCAAACTATGTGAAAACGTTAGAAGAAAACTTTGAAGATATGAACATCACAAAAAATGTAGGAATCATGAAATCAAATGGTGGAATTATGACCATCGATGCTACTGATCAAGCTCCGATTAACACTGCAGTTTCAGGCCCAACTGGAGGAGTTGTAGCTGGAAAATCAATTGCAAATCTATGTGGAATTGATAATCTTGTCACACTTGATATGGGTGGAACTAGTACAGATGTAGCGGTAATCGTAAACGGAGAAGAACAATTTACGACGAACTTTGAAATTGAATGGGGAATCCCTATTCAAGTACCAATGATAGATATTCGTACAATTGGTGCAGGTGGCGGAAGTATTGCTTCTATAGATAAAGGCGGAATGCTAAATGTTGGACCAGAAAGTGCAGGTGCACATCCAGGACCAGTGTGTTATGGAAATGGTGGAGAGAAACCGACTGTAACGGATGCCAATTTAGTATTAGGCCGTTTAAATCCACAAAATTTCCTTGGTGGAAAAATGAAACTTGATTATGATTCTGCTTATAAAGCTATCGAAAAACTGGGTGAACAAATAGGAATGTCTGTAGAAGAAACTGCACTGGCAATTGTGAAGATTGCCAATAACAATATGGTTGGAGCATTAAGAATGGTATTAATTGAACAAGGATATGATCCACGTGACTTTACAATGCTCAGTTTCGGTGGAGCGGGCCCTGTACATGCAAGCGACATTATTGATATCGCTGGTATTCCAAATTGTATTGTTCCAGTGTACCCAGGACAATTTTCGGCGTTTGGCTTTGTCCAATGTGATGCCCGAGTGGATTTGCAGCGAACTGTCCAAATGACCTCTAAGTTTTTTGATATTGATCGAGCAAATCGAGTATTCCAAGAATTAAAAGAAACCGGTATGAATGACTTAATTTCACAAGGATACAGAGAAAATCTTGAAGTTATTACATCCATTGAAATGAGGTATTTAGGCCAAAACTATGAATTAGATATTCCTTTTACTTATGCCCAAATTAATGAAGATAATGTTCAACATATTTGGAATACTTTCCATGATATGCACAATGATCGTTTTGGTTTCAAAATTGACGGTGAAGTGATGGAGATTGTTAACTACAAAGTTACAGTCATTAGTAAACCTGAGAAAGCAAAATTAAAAAATATTGACTTAGCAAATGGAGGAATCGCAGTTCCAAAAGATGAACGTTTAGTTCGATTTGATGATGAATTTTTGGCAACAGCTATTTATGATCGAGATACTCTATTAGCCGGTCATAGAATTGCTGGTCCGGCAATTATTGAGGAAAGTGCATCTTCAACTGTAATTAGGCCTAATCATATCGTAATAGTTGACGACTTTGGAAATCTTCATATTAAAACAAAGGAAGGGTGTTAA
- a CDS encoding SDR family oxidoreductase, with amino-acid sequence MAAFGSINYNPAKAAVVMMSKSGALELAEHGIRVVGVAPGFIDSSILGDNEEVKNALAAQHMREKLIQPKQVASVVLTMVS; translated from the coding sequence ATGGCAGCATTTGGAAGTATTAATTACAACCCAGCTAAGGCAGCTGTGGTTATGATGTCTAAATCTGGGGCATTAGAGTTAGCTGAACACGGTATCCGAGTTGTAGGAGTTGCTCCAGGATTCATTGATTCGTCCATACTTGGTGACAATGAAGAAGTGAAAAATGCTCTAGCTGCACAGCATATGCGGGAAAAGCTCATCCAGCCGAAGCAAGTGGCCAGCGTAGTGTTGACGATGGTTTCCTAA
- a CDS encoding DUF6254 family protein — protein sequence MTQSKRQEERQWKDRKQSQNPHGKVKSFEQLAEGMGKNESENK from the coding sequence ATGACTCAATCTAAGCGACAAGAAGAACGCCAATGGAAAGATCGTAAACAATCGCAGAATCCACATGGTAAGGTTAAATCATTTGAACAATTAGCTGAAGGCATGGGCAAAAATGAATCTGAAAATAAGTAA
- a CDS encoding hydantoinase B/oxoprolinase family protein codes for MDYVTMNIINSAMISICREMGITLMKTSYSTIFNEALDFTCGLANTKGELIAVADFCPAMIGGMPVLIDNCIKEIPVSEMKPGDVILHNDPYRGGLHIPEHTLFKPIFVDGEVVGYAVAIGHIAEIGGIVPGGFAAEATEVFQEGIRLPPVKIINEGKDNEAVWKIMLANVRTPRHNYGDLRALISSVNLGESRLSELIIKYGKEIFTQTVDDLLDYSERRMRAELKEIPNGYYDFEDYIENDGIEDKTFTIKANVYVEDEEVIVDYTGTSPQARGPINATYGVSVSAAYNALLHITDPEIPKNSGCFRPIKVVAPPGTVVNVDFPAPEVGGNTETHPRIALAIIGAFSKAVPEKVMACEGGTHLNFVFGGHHDDYDEYYVCYDLEAVGWGARPYADGNNMVDSINGNCRTTPTEVFETRFPWLIESFNLNQDSGGPGKYRGGLGAEKVLKCVAQEITVSQMSDRHQIAPFGLFNGQEGGLGATLVMKNGESEWKNVKEAYGKVSSSKFSNLTVKKGDRVKIVTPGGGGYGDPCDRDRSKLEEDIKDGFVSEGAALSIY; via the coding sequence ATGGATTATGTAACAATGAATATTATTAATTCTGCAATGATATCAATTTGCCGTGAGATGGGAATTACTCTCATGAAAACCTCTTATTCTACTATTTTTAATGAAGCTTTAGATTTTACATGTGGTCTTGCAAATACAAAAGGGGAATTAATAGCAGTTGCTGATTTCTGCCCTGCAATGATTGGTGGTATGCCAGTTTTAATTGATAACTGTATCAAAGAAATACCTGTTTCTGAAATGAAGCCTGGAGATGTCATTCTTCATAATGATCCATACAGAGGGGGATTGCATATTCCAGAACATACATTATTTAAACCTATCTTTGTAGACGGGGAAGTGGTTGGTTATGCGGTCGCCATTGGACATATAGCAGAAATTGGTGGAATCGTTCCAGGAGGTTTTGCTGCAGAAGCAACGGAAGTATTTCAAGAAGGGATAAGATTACCTCCTGTGAAAATTATTAACGAAGGAAAAGACAATGAGGCTGTGTGGAAAATTATGCTAGCTAATGTAAGGACACCGAGACATAATTACGGTGATTTAAGAGCGTTAATCAGTTCTGTTAATTTGGGTGAATCAAGATTATCAGAGCTAATCATTAAATATGGAAAAGAAATCTTTACACAGACAGTAGATGATCTATTGGATTACTCTGAACGTCGTATGCGTGCAGAATTAAAGGAAATTCCAAATGGTTATTATGATTTTGAAGATTATATTGAAAATGATGGAATTGAAGATAAGACTTTCACGATTAAAGCAAATGTGTATGTGGAAGATGAAGAAGTCATTGTAGACTATACGGGAACTTCACCACAAGCACGTGGACCGATTAATGCTACTTATGGTGTATCTGTTTCAGCAGCTTATAATGCCTTATTGCATATTACAGATCCTGAAATTCCAAAGAATTCTGGATGTTTTAGACCTATTAAAGTAGTAGCTCCTCCAGGAACAGTAGTAAATGTTGATTTCCCAGCACCGGAAGTAGGGGGCAATACGGAAACACATCCAAGAATAGCATTAGCTATTATAGGTGCTTTCTCTAAGGCAGTGCCAGAGAAGGTCATGGCTTGTGAAGGTGGTACTCATCTAAACTTTGTATTTGGAGGGCATCACGATGACTATGATGAATATTATGTTTGCTATGATTTAGAAGCTGTAGGATGGGGTGCGCGCCCATATGCTGATGGAAACAATATGGTTGACTCGATAAACGGAAATTGTCGTACGACACCAACTGAAGTTTTTGAAACGAGATTTCCATGGCTTATAGAATCTTTTAATTTAAATCAAGATTCTGGCGGCCCTGGAAAGTATCGTGGTGGATTGGGTGCTGAAAAGGTTTTAAAATGTGTGGCCCAAGAAATAACTGTAAGCCAAATGTCAGATCGACATCAAATTGCGCCGTTTGGATTATTTAACGGTCAAGAAGGTGGACTAGGTGCAACGCTCGTGATGAAAAATGGAGAGAGTGAATGGAAAAATGTAAAAGAAGCTTATGGAAAGGTTTCTTCAAGTAAATTCTCCAATCTTACGGTGAAAAAGGGAGATAGAGTAAAGATAGTTACACCTGGTGGTGGCGGATATGGAGATCCATGTGATAGAGATAGAAGTAAACTGGAAGAGGATATTAAGGATGGTTTTGTGTCCGAAGGAGCAGCATTATCAATCTATTAA